The proteins below come from a single Desulfovibrio sp. genomic window:
- the dsrO gene encoding sulfate reduction electron transfer complex DsrMKJOP subunit DsrO, protein MQRRTFLSLCCVSAASLLPGQALAGAGESKSRYAMVIDLRRCIGCQSCTVTCGAENAVPLGNFRTTVSEYAMIGVPAENREPSVAVIPRLCNHCETPPCVPVCPVGATFKRADGMVLIDATTCIGCGFCVQACPYDARFLNRETHTADKCTFCAHRTAAGLLPACVENCVGGARIFGDLRDPQSAVSKMLAAYKGRIAVLYPDKSTDPHVFYLGLDRCFTRSDTVPQPMPITPLERT, encoded by the coding sequence ATGCAACGTCGAACATTCCTTTCTCTCTGCTGCGTAAGCGCGGCCTCGCTACTTCCGGGGCAGGCGCTTGCAGGGGCAGGCGAGAGTAAATCCCGATACGCCATGGTGATTGACTTGCGGCGCTGTATTGGCTGCCAGTCCTGCACAGTTACATGCGGAGCAGAAAACGCCGTGCCCCTGGGGAATTTTCGTACCACAGTCAGCGAGTATGCCATGATTGGAGTTCCTGCCGAGAACAGAGAACCGTCCGTGGCCGTTATTCCCCGCCTCTGCAATCATTGCGAAACCCCTCCGTGCGTGCCTGTATGCCCGGTGGGAGCCACATTCAAGCGGGCTGACGGCATGGTGCTGATTGATGCCACAACCTGTATCGGCTGTGGATTCTGCGTGCAGGCCTGCCCGTATGACGCCCGGTTTCTGAACCGGGAAACACACACGGCTGACAAGTGCACCTTTTGCGCCCACCGCACTGCCGCAGGGCTGTTGCCTGCATGTGTAGAAAATTGTGTGGGTGGCGCACGGATTTTTGGCGATCTGCGCGATCCTCAGAGTGCTGTCAGCAAGATGCTGGCAGCATACAAGGGCAGGATAGCCGTTTTGTATCCTGACAAGTCTACAGATCCGCATGTGTTTTATCTTGGGTTGGACAGGTGCTTTACCCGCTCGGATACCGTTCCGCAGCCAATGCCTATCACACCGCTGGAGAGGACGTAG
- a CDS encoding sugar ABC transporter permease, whose translation MFKPETMRQINAWLLLLPGFALVVTFTHYPAVSTFIHSFFMDGRGGAPAQFVGLEQYRYLLDDEVFLKSLRNNIIFACCTIPCSMSLAMLMAFLVNARLKGQAFLRLCYFVPTVLPMIAVANIWLFFYTPDYGLLEQLRFFLGATTGINWLGSEQTALFCVISVAVWKDAGFFMIFYLAALQQIPPSLGEAAMLEGASRAYYYRRVVIPLLMPTTLFVLINATINAFRMVDHLFVLTQGGPNNATSLLLYYIYETSFKFWDTGYGATLTMVLLGFLGFAAFVQFGIIEKRVHYR comes from the coding sequence ATGTTCAAACCGGAAACCATGCGGCAAATCAACGCATGGCTGCTTTTGCTCCCCGGCTTTGCCCTGGTGGTGACGTTTACGCACTATCCTGCGGTGAGCACGTTTATCCACAGCTTTTTTATGGATGGCCGGGGGGGAGCGCCTGCCCAGTTCGTAGGGCTTGAGCAGTACCGCTATCTGCTGGACGACGAGGTTTTTCTCAAGTCGCTGCGCAACAACATCATCTTTGCCTGCTGCACCATACCCTGCTCCATGTCGCTGGCCATGCTCATGGCATTTCTGGTCAATGCGCGGCTGAAGGGGCAGGCATTTTTGCGGCTGTGCTATTTTGTGCCCACGGTGCTGCCCATGATCGCGGTGGCCAACATCTGGCTGTTTTTTTACACGCCAGATTACGGCCTGCTTGAGCAGCTGCGCTTTTTTCTGGGCGCGACAACGGGCATTAACTGGCTTGGCAGCGAGCAGACAGCCCTGTTCTGCGTGATCAGCGTTGCAGTGTGGAAGGACGCGGGATTTTTTATGATTTTTTATCTCGCAGCCTTGCAGCAAATCCCGCCGAGCCTTGGGGAGGCGGCCATGCTTGAAGGGGCTTCGCGCGCCTACTATTACCGCCGCGTGGTCATTCCCCTGCTCATGCCCACTACGCTTTTTGTGCTGATCAACGCCACCATCAACGCCTTTCGCATGGTGGATCATCTGTTTGTGCTCACGCAGGGCGGCCCCAACAACGCCACCTCGCTGCTGCTCTACTACATTTACGAAACCAGCTTCAAGTTCTGGGATACGGGCTACGGTGCAACGCTGACCATGGTGCTGCTGGGCTTTCTTGGTTTTGCCGCCTTTGTGCAGTTTGGCATCATTGAAAAAAGGGTGCATTACAGATGA
- a CDS encoding polysulfide reductase NrfD: MREIIDLVPFVNAPEWGAWEPLALTMILAGGVSTLGAGIAVLRRAKPFMVYVLAVAAISSLACGLLGVFVPLEQPLRVWEFAAHPSFSSWTAWGAYILPLCFLCALVLVWQSGKEQPVNRGAALAAVCLGFLALAYATGEVRACVGRALWADYWSSLVLTAAGFIAASGLSLLIWLRLRFDDFERGGKHAVLLLKAGGVCLMLNLLCAVLALLVRAPRGYAAFVDMWWHAPEAIMALLALCTLLLGSASLARLAARGSFALLSAILLLWKIVHMGEIFGRNASLYPAREAFADLLSLDALAAFGGTIGLLVVLATVLPVVLPSSSRA, encoded by the coding sequence ATGCGAGAAATCATAGATCTTGTGCCGTTTGTCAATGCGCCGGAGTGGGGCGCCTGGGAGCCGCTGGCCCTGACCATGATCCTTGCAGGCGGCGTCAGCACCCTTGGTGCGGGGATTGCCGTTTTGCGCCGGGCAAAGCCATTCATGGTATATGTTCTTGCCGTAGCTGCTATCAGCTCATTGGCCTGCGGCCTTTTGGGCGTGTTTGTGCCGCTCGAACAGCCTTTGCGCGTGTGGGAATTCGCTGCCCATCCTTCCTTCAGCTCCTGGACAGCCTGGGGAGCCTATATTTTGCCCTTGTGTTTTCTGTGCGCTCTGGTTCTGGTTTGGCAGAGCGGCAAAGAACAGCCGGTCAACCGCGGCGCTGCACTTGCGGCCGTGTGCCTTGGTTTTTTGGCCCTGGCCTACGCCACAGGCGAGGTGCGGGCCTGTGTAGGGCGGGCGCTCTGGGCCGATTACTGGTCGTCATTGGTGTTGACGGCAGCGGGCTTTATAGCCGCCAGCGGGCTTAGTCTACTGATCTGGCTGCGGTTGCGGTTTGACGATTTTGAACGTGGCGGCAAGCATGCAGTTCTTTTGCTGAAGGCCGGCGGCGTCTGCCTGATGCTGAACCTGCTGTGCGCGGTGTTGGCCCTGCTGGTGCGCGCTCCGCGTGGCTATGCCGCCTTTGTGGATATGTGGTGGCATGCGCCGGAGGCCATAATGGCACTGCTGGCCCTCTGCACCTTGCTGCTCGGCAGCGCCAGTTTGGCCCGCCTTGCGGCCAGAGGATCGTTTGCGCTCCTTTCCGCCATTTTGCTGTTGTGGAAGATTGTCCACATGGGCGAAATATTCGGGCGCAATGCTTCCTTGTATCCCGCGCGTGAAGCTTTTGCCGACCTGCTCTCGCTGGATGCGCTGGCCGCTTTTGGCGGCACCATTGGCCTGCTGGTTGTTCTGGCAACGGTTTTGCCAGTTGTGCTGCCTTCCTCTTCCAGGGCTTAA
- a CDS encoding site-specific integrase, which produces MAIRRRNERASSYQVYWNNPFTGKRESASFPTLAEARKEDSLIQHRLKYDRESFRPAEDENISTGGTVREVIALYLSAKRFSDNNLRTILEHLKHVHAVFGNREVSSLEKRDFVKFISDEAERGVKTTTSHRRLTILRAALSWAADSEFIESNPMQGMKLPRGQHERIAPPTPAEVSAILAVAKGHVYRAVMLGIFLGVRIGPTELFRLKWQDVDFERKTIRVWSAAKNKNMPFRDVPIRENLLEEMKVWGRSDAEAGCEFIIHFKGKQIDSMKSAWRDTKKAAGITRRMRPYDLRHAFATYALDNDADLKSVAEIMGHSNPTMILTHYQHTSEASRRAAIESFPDIMPSCAQAMCPKK; this is translated from the coding sequence ATGGCTATTCGCAGGCGTAACGAGCGGGCATCTTCTTATCAAGTCTACTGGAACAATCCATTCACGGGAAAGAGGGAAAGCGCCTCATTCCCCACGCTTGCCGAAGCCCGCAAAGAAGATTCACTGATTCAGCACCGCTTGAAGTATGACCGCGAGTCATTCCGGCCAGCAGAGGATGAGAATATCAGTACTGGCGGCACGGTCCGCGAAGTCATAGCCCTCTACCTTTCGGCCAAAAGGTTTAGCGACAATAATCTGCGTACCATTCTCGAACACCTGAAGCATGTGCATGCCGTGTTCGGGAACCGAGAAGTGTCCAGCCTGGAAAAGCGGGATTTCGTTAAGTTCATCAGTGATGAAGCTGAGCGAGGCGTTAAAACAACCACGTCACACCGTCGACTTACCATTCTCCGTGCGGCCCTGTCCTGGGCTGCCGACTCAGAGTTCATTGAATCCAATCCGATGCAAGGCATGAAACTACCCAGGGGACAGCATGAACGGATTGCTCCCCCGACGCCAGCAGAGGTTTCCGCAATTCTAGCGGTTGCCAAGGGGCACGTGTACCGAGCCGTCATGCTGGGAATTTTCCTTGGAGTTCGTATCGGCCCGACTGAATTGTTCCGGCTCAAGTGGCAGGATGTCGACTTTGAGAGAAAAACGATTCGAGTGTGGAGTGCTGCCAAAAACAAGAATATGCCATTCCGAGACGTGCCGATTCGGGAAAATTTGTTGGAAGAAATGAAGGTCTGGGGTCGCTCTGATGCTGAGGCCGGGTGTGAGTTTATCATCCACTTCAAAGGCAAGCAGATAGACAGCATGAAATCAGCTTGGCGAGACACTAAGAAGGCGGCTGGCATCACCAGGCGCATGCGCCCATACGATTTGCGCCATGCTTTTGCCACCTACGCCTTGGACAACGATGCAGACTTGAAGTCTGTTGCTGAGATCATGGGACATTCAAACCCCACCATGATCCTTACCCACTATCAGCACACATCCGAAGCATCGCGTCGAGCGGCCATCGAATCCTTCCCCGACATCATGCCCTCATGTGCCCAAGCCATGTGCCCAAAAAAATAA
- a CDS encoding carbohydrate ABC transporter permease translates to MNEQRNMYDSRGFSRVLDTTAAWMLAILWALPLFYAIWTAFHPAEFSTRFSLTAPLTLENFANAWKAAPFARYFVNTIMLVTLTTGMQLVLCTLAAYAFARYDFKGKGIAFALILMQLMIMPDVLVVENYSTMSKIGVLDSTLAISLPYMASAFGIFLLRQTFKSVPKELEEAAAVEGANTLQVLWHVYVPLAKPTYAAYALVSISTHWNNFLWPLIVTNSVNSRPLTVGLQIFSATEQGVDWTIITAATLMTSGPLLVAFLLFQRQFVQSFMRAGIK, encoded by the coding sequence ATGAACGAACAGCGCAATATGTACGACAGCCGCGGATTTTCGCGCGTGCTGGACACCACCGCCGCCTGGATGCTTGCCATTCTTTGGGCTTTGCCGCTTTTTTACGCCATCTGGACAGCCTTTCACCCGGCGGAGTTTTCCACTCGCTTCAGCCTGACCGCGCCGCTCACGCTTGAAAACTTTGCCAATGCGTGGAAGGCCGCGCCCTTTGCCCGGTATTTCGTCAACACCATCATGCTGGTCACGCTGACCACGGGCATGCAGCTTGTGCTCTGCACTCTGGCGGCCTACGCCTTTGCCCGATACGACTTCAAGGGCAAGGGCATTGCCTTTGCGCTTATTCTTATGCAGCTCATGATCATGCCCGATGTGCTGGTGGTGGAAAACTACTCCACCATGTCCAAGATCGGCGTGCTTGATTCCACCCTTGCCATCAGCCTGCCCTACATGGCTTCGGCCTTTGGTATTTTTCTGCTACGCCAGACCTTCAAGAGCGTGCCGAAAGAACTGGAGGAAGCCGCCGCCGTGGAGGGGGCCAACACCCTGCAAGTGCTCTGGCATGTCTACGTGCCACTGGCCAAGCCCACCTACGCGGCCTATGCGCTGGTTTCCATCAGCACGCACTGGAACAACTTTCTTTGGCCGCTCATTGTGACCAATTCCGTCAATTCCCGCCCTCTGACCGTTGGCTTGCAGATATTCTCGGCTACGGAACAGGGCGTGGACTGGACAATCATCACCGCTGCCACGCTTATGACCTCCGGCCCGCTGCTGGTGGCCTTTCTGCTGTTCCAGAGGCAGTTTGTGCAGTCGTTCATGCGGGCGGGCATCAAGTAG
- a CDS encoding molybdopterin dinucleotide binding domain-containing protein gives MDTKKRKLIGAGAAILGASAVAAATAGAGKKILNGIVSGTAGEPVRDPINKNALPPEFTVAEDGTLALGKGSRVAFNHCWGCCTMCGVRLHIDEAQDKVVRVAGNPYNPLSASHAVPMSMPVIEALRGLSARGAGDAEPTGHERRSTVCGRGAAMIDASASPFRITHCLKRVGKRGEGRWKTIPFEQLVEEVVDGGNLFGEGHVDGLRAIRETPGPANPQHPEFGPHSNRLLLTYALDDGRERFFFQRFGVQAYGTRNFGKHGAYCGLSFRMGSGLVLNDLATNAHGKPDFENCEFALFWGTAPAQAGNPFKHSARMVAEARTNGKLHYAVVDPVLRLSTTDAVRDKARWIPVRPDMDVALALGMIRWILENERYDAQFLCRPTLKAATDAGEAAFSNATHLVCLSGSGQGKILRMPPQAESKGPDGKPLPGEALVLSPGGQVMPADKCAEAKLFFSGEITLPDGARVQAATTLQLLKEEALSHSIEEYAALCGVASETIIGLAREFTAHGKKAVADAHGGMMTATGMNATFAVLTLNTLIGNLNAKGGLCVAPGNFHNPAFSGPRYNLADFPGKKEPKGFPANRCKAAYEKSTAYKQRVEAGQNPYPADMPWFPLTAPNLPAEHLLGHANGYPFTFKCWINWTGNVIYGHGGLKRALDAKLKDPKDLPLIVGIDAFHNETNAYADYLVPDPCLYEVWGGFAEAWSGVLTRMSTARWPAIEPRQQKSASGQPVCMELFLIEAAKRMNLPGFGDKAIPDAAGVLHPLHTPQDYYLRLAANMAFFKGKTLPSPTEQDVKLSGIGRIMADIATVLQPEEQGPVACLYSRGGRYEPASESYDGDATKSRWTRAMCVYNEEAAAAVHSQTGRHYSGIPRLRDAEFVDGTSLRSRWSDKEYPLLMVSFKSNLINSYAIISPRLRSIKPTNMVLVHRDDAQALGIRHGDMVRLVTPGGSETAQATVTDGIMRGVVGIEHGFGHKALGAGDILVNGERIPALKGAAAGVNLNDLVPDDPSRKGFSALTESDSGSAVRQGIPLRMEKLA, from the coding sequence ATGGATACTAAAAAACGCAAGCTTATTGGCGCAGGCGCGGCGATTCTTGGCGCAAGCGCAGTGGCCGCCGCCACTGCCGGTGCGGGGAAAAAAATTCTTAACGGTATTGTGAGCGGTACCGCCGGTGAGCCGGTGCGCGACCCCATCAACAAGAATGCCCTGCCGCCGGAATTTACTGTGGCAGAAGACGGCACGCTGGCATTGGGCAAGGGCAGCCGCGTTGCTTTTAACCATTGCTGGGGCTGCTGCACCATGTGCGGCGTGCGTCTGCATATTGACGAAGCGCAGGACAAGGTAGTTCGTGTTGCGGGCAATCCGTACAACCCGCTTTCCGCATCGCACGCCGTGCCCATGAGCATGCCTGTGATCGAGGCGCTGCGCGGGCTTTCTGCCAGAGGAGCGGGGGATGCCGAACCCACTGGGCACGAGCGCCGTTCTACCGTCTGCGGGCGGGGCGCTGCCATGATTGACGCCTCTGCGAGCCCTTTTCGCATTACCCATTGCCTCAAGCGGGTGGGCAAGCGCGGCGAAGGCCGCTGGAAGACCATTCCTTTTGAACAGCTTGTTGAAGAAGTGGTTGACGGCGGCAACCTGTTTGGGGAGGGCCATGTTGACGGGCTGCGGGCCATCCGCGAAACGCCCGGCCCGGCCAATCCCCAGCACCCGGAATTCGGGCCTCACTCCAACCGACTGCTGCTGACCTATGCTCTGGATGATGGCCGTGAGCGGTTTTTCTTTCAGCGGTTTGGGGTGCAGGCTTATGGCACGCGCAATTTCGGCAAGCACGGTGCATACTGTGGGCTGTCGTTCCGCATGGGTTCAGGCCTTGTACTGAATGATCTGGCTACAAACGCCCACGGAAAGCCGGATTTTGAAAACTGCGAATTTGCCCTCTTCTGGGGCACTGCGCCCGCTCAGGCTGGCAATCCTTTCAAACATTCTGCCCGCATGGTGGCCGAGGCCCGCACCAACGGCAAGTTGCACTATGCCGTGGTGGATCCGGTATTGCGCCTCTCCACCACTGACGCCGTGCGCGACAAGGCCCGATGGATTCCGGTGCGGCCCGATATGGATGTGGCGCTGGCCCTGGGCATGATACGCTGGATACTGGAAAATGAGCGTTATGACGCGCAGTTCCTTTGCCGTCCCACGCTCAAGGCCGCTACAGATGCAGGAGAAGCCGCCTTTTCCAACGCAACCCACCTAGTGTGCCTTTCTGGTTCAGGGCAGGGCAAGATACTGCGTATGCCCCCGCAGGCCGAGAGCAAAGGGCCGGATGGTAAACCCCTGCCGGGCGAAGCGCTTGTGCTTTCGCCCGGTGGCCAAGTGATGCCCGCCGACAAATGCGCCGAAGCCAAATTGTTTTTTAGCGGCGAAATCACACTGCCAGATGGTGCCCGGGTTCAGGCAGCCACAACTTTGCAACTTCTTAAAGAAGAAGCGCTGTCGCATTCTATTGAGGAATACGCGGCCCTGTGCGGCGTTGCCAGCGAAACCATCATTGGTCTGGCGCGCGAGTTTACCGCTCACGGCAAGAAGGCGGTGGCGGACGCCCACGGTGGCATGATGACAGCTACCGGCATGAATGCCACCTTTGCGGTGCTGACGCTCAACACCCTCATCGGCAATCTTAACGCCAAGGGGGGCTTGTGTGTTGCCCCCGGTAATTTCCATAACCCGGCTTTTTCGGGGCCGCGCTATAACCTCGCTGATTTTCCGGGCAAAAAGGAACCAAAAGGCTTTCCGGCCAATCGCTGCAAGGCTGCCTACGAAAAATCCACAGCCTACAAGCAAAGGGTCGAGGCAGGGCAAAACCCGTATCCGGCAGATATGCCCTGGTTTCCGCTCACTGCGCCAAATCTGCCCGCAGAACACCTGTTGGGGCACGCCAACGGCTATCCCTTTACATTCAAGTGTTGGATTAACTGGACGGGCAACGTGATTTACGGTCACGGCGGGCTTAAACGCGCGCTGGATGCCAAGCTGAAAGACCCCAAGGATCTGCCCCTCATTGTGGGCATTGACGCTTTCCATAACGAAACCAATGCCTATGCGGACTACCTCGTGCCTGATCCCTGTCTGTACGAGGTATGGGGCGGTTTTGCAGAGGCGTGGAGCGGCGTGCTCACGCGTATGTCCACGGCGCGCTGGCCTGCCATTGAGCCGCGCCAGCAAAAATCGGCCAGCGGCCAGCCCGTCTGCATGGAGCTGTTTTTGATTGAGGCCGCCAAACGCATGAATTTACCCGGCTTTGGCGACAAGGCCATTCCTGATGCCGCAGGTGTCTTGCATCCGCTGCACACGCCGCAGGATTATTATTTGCGCCTTGCAGCCAATATGGCCTTTTTCAAGGGTAAAACTTTGCCTTCTCCTACAGAGCAGGACGTAAAACTCTCGGGCATCGGGCGCATCATGGCTGACATTGCCACTGTGCTTCAGCCCGAAGAGCAGGGGCCTGTGGCCTGCCTTTACAGTCGTGGCGGGCGCTACGAGCCTGCCAGCGAAAGCTACGATGGCGACGCGACCAAAAGCCGCTGGACGCGGGCCATGTGCGTTTATAATGAGGAAGCTGCCGCTGCTGTGCATTCACAGACAGGCAGACATTACAGTGGTATTCCCCGGCTGCGCGACGCGGAGTTTGTGGACGGTACCTCCTTGCGTTCGCGCTGGTCTGACAAAGAGTATCCCTTGCTTATGGTTTCCTTCAAATCCAACCTCATAAATTCCTACGCAATCATTTCGCCGCGTCTGCGATCCATCAAGCCGACCAATATGGTGTTGGTGCACAGGGATGACGCGCAGGCTCTGGGTATCAGGCACGGAGACATGGTGCGTCTGGTCACGCCCGGAGGTTCGGAAACGGCGCAGGCCACGGTAACGGATGGCATCATGCGCGGTGTTGTGGGGATAGAGCACGGTTTTGGACACAAGGCCTTGGGCGCTGGGGATATTCTGGTAAACGGCGAGCGTATTCCTGCGCTCAAGGGGGCAGCCGCTGGCGTCAACCTCAATGATCTTGTGCCGGATGATCCCAGCCGCAAGGGTTTTTCTGCCCTGACAGAAAGTGATTCCGGCAGCGCCGTGCGCCAGGGTATTCCTCTGCGGATGGAAAAACTGGCCTGA
- a CDS encoding ABC transporter substrate-binding protein has protein sequence MKRIRSLFLAIFCICLCAGSALAAQTNLTFYFPVSVGGPITKIVEGMTQEFMKENPDIKITPVYSGNYRDTITKALTAQRGGEPPHVAVLLSTDMFTLIDENAIVSYDEIVGKDNMAFTKDYFPGFMRNSQTEGKTWGIPFQRSTIVMYWNKEMFKEAGLDPEKGPATWQELVEMGKKLTKKDESGKVTQWGVAIPSTGYAYWMLQALAITNGVELMNDAGNKVFFDNPKNIEALQFLTDLAYKYEVSPKGTIDWSTTPRDFFERKTAIMWTTTGNLTNVRTNAKFPFGVGMLPANTRLGSPTGGGNFYIFKNSTPEERKAAVKFVQWMTTAERAAQWGIDTGYVAVRPDAWKTERMETYVKGFPYAAVARDQLAHAVPELSTHENQRVTKALDDAIQAAVNGSKKPDAALKDAQREADRILRRYQK, from the coding sequence ATGAAACGTATTCGCTCGTTGTTTTTGGCAATTTTCTGTATCTGCCTGTGCGCTGGCAGCGCGCTGGCGGCGCAGACCAACCTTACATTTTACTTTCCCGTATCCGTGGGCGGGCCCATCACCAAGATCGTGGAGGGCATGACCCAGGAATTCATGAAAGAAAACCCCGACATCAAGATTACGCCTGTGTATTCGGGCAATTACCGCGACACGATCACCAAGGCCCTTACCGCCCAGCGCGGGGGCGAGCCGCCGCATGTGGCTGTGCTGCTCTCTACCGACATGTTCACACTCATTGATGAAAACGCCATCGTTTCCTACGACGAAATTGTCGGCAAGGACAACATGGCCTTTACCAAGGATTACTTTCCCGGCTTCATGCGCAACAGCCAGACCGAGGGCAAAACCTGGGGCATTCCCTTCCAGCGCTCGACCATCGTGATGTACTGGAACAAGGAGATGTTCAAAGAAGCTGGCCTCGACCCTGAAAAAGGCCCCGCCACCTGGCAGGAGCTGGTCGAAATGGGTAAAAAGCTCACCAAGAAAGATGAGTCCGGCAAGGTCACACAGTGGGGCGTTGCCATCCCCAGCACCGGCTATGCCTACTGGATGCTCCAGGCCCTTGCCATCACCAACGGCGTTGAACTGATGAACGACGCTGGCAACAAGGTCTTTTTCGACAATCCCAAGAACATCGAAGCCCTCCAGTTCCTCACCGATCTGGCCTACAAGTACGAAGTTTCGCCCAAGGGCACCATTGACTGGTCCACCACGCCCCGCGATTTCTTTGAGCGCAAAACCGCCATCATGTGGACCACCACCGGCAACCTCACCAACGTGCGCACCAACGCCAAGTTCCCCTTCGGCGTGGGCATGCTGCCCGCCAATACCCGCCTTGGCTCGCCCACCGGCGGTGGCAACTTCTACATTTTCAAAAACTCCACGCCTGAAGAACGCAAGGCTGCCGTCAAGTTTGTGCAGTGGATGACCACCGCCGAACGCGCCGCCCAATGGGGCATTGATACCGGCTATGTGGCCGTACGCCCCGATGCATGGAAGACCGAACGCATGGAAACCTACGTGAAGGGCTTCCCCTATGCCGCCGTGGCCCGCGATCAACTGGCCCACGCCGTGCCCGAGCTCTCCACCCATGAAAACCAGCGCGTGACCAAGGCTCTGGACGACGCCATTCAGGCCGCCGTTAACGGCTCCAAAAAGCCTGACGCCGCCCTCAAGGATGCCCAGCGCGAAGCTGACCGCATTCTGCGCCGTTACCAGAAGTAA
- a CDS encoding cytochrome C yields MTFSANSLKILLAAGLVLAGTAVAAQDSAGTGQEMYNKLCSGCHSATPAAMKGKPVDALVAGMERVKNLNNATGAAARMQQTVQGLSPAQMKDIATYLNEMK; encoded by the coding sequence ATGACCTTTTCTGCTAACTCACTGAAAATTCTTTTGGCTGCCGGGCTGGTGCTGGCTGGCACTGCTGTTGCGGCTCAGGACAGCGCGGGTACAGGGCAGGAGATGTACAACAAGCTGTGCTCGGGCTGTCATTCGGCCACCCCTGCGGCAATGAAGGGCAAACCTGTGGATGCACTGGTGGCTGGCATGGAAAGGGTCAAAAACCTGAACAATGCCACCGGCGCTGCTGCCCGAATGCAACAGACGGTGCAGGGCCTGAGCCCCGCGCAGATGAAGGATATTGCAACGTATCTTAACGAGATGAAATAA